A genomic region of Arvicola amphibius chromosome X, mArvAmp1.2, whole genome shotgun sequence contains the following coding sequences:
- the LOC119804914 gene encoding claudin-34-like, whose protein sequence is MSLPPMTGFEIVPHRERKQFIDRDKPVSCQVFRVTVVMVSRRANRQLGGFALATLAWILCSVSMSLPQWRVWCFQEPLDSKPRMTLVGMWKTCVYHQEGDSNISKVCYKYKNEDTFVPLDIRVSQHLLLISSFLGTIATVTVIVALWKLYSGRLRKKATYNPFTVPGILNVIASIFVFLSIVYNYLSIIRKDGIAFPPSFHIPSFPDTQKIGTALAMATLSCFLFLVGGIISLSFTLPQYSLLYSIL, encoded by the exons ACAGGGATAAACCAGTCAG TTGCCAGGTGTTCAGAGTCACCGTTGTAATGGTCAGCAGGCGTGCCAACAGGCAGCTAGGAGGCTTTGCTTTGGCCACTCTAGCATGGATCCTGTGCAGCGTCTCCATGAGCCTCCCTCAGTGGCGAGTGTGGTGTTTTCAGGAGCCCTTGGATTCCAAGCCCAGAATGACTTTAGTGGGGATGTGGAAAACCTGTGTTTACCACCAGGAAGGCGATTCCAACATTTCCAAAGTGTGTTACAAATATAAGAACGAGGACACCTTCGTCCCTTTGGATATTCGAGTGTCTCAACACCTTCTACTGATCTCCAGCTTTCTTGGCACGATTGCCACAGTCACTGTCATTGTGGCTCTTTGGAAATTGTACTCAGGGAGACTCCGGAAGAAAGCCACCTACAATCCATTCACGGTTCCAGGGATTCTGAACGTCATTGCTAGCATTTTTGTCTTCTTATCCATCGTGTACAACTATTTATCCATCATTCGCAAGGATGGGATTGCCTTCCCCCCATCATTCCACATACCTTCTTTCCCAGATACCCAGAAGATTGGCACTGCGCTGGCAATGGCGACCCtttcttgctttctatttctagTGGGTGgcataatttctctttcttttactctTCCCCAGTATTCCCTACTATATTCtatcctttaa